In the Lactobacillus paragasseri genome, AACAACTTGAAAAATCTCAGGAGAAGGCTGATGAAATGCTTGCTAAGAAACGTAAGCAAGCTGAAAAAATTATTAATGATCTTGAAGAGCAAAGAAGAGCTGGCGGACAAGTTAGAACAAATAAAGTAATTGAAGCTAAAGGCGCTTTGAATAAACTTGAGCGTGAAAATCAAAACTTAGCTAATAATAAGGTGCTACAGCGTGAAAAAAAGCGTCATGATGTAAGTGTAGGCGATAATGTTAAAGTCCTTTCATATGGCCAACAAGGTGTAATTACGAAGAAGTTAGGCAATCATGAATTTGAAGTCCAAATTGGTATTTTGAAAGTGAAGGTAACTGATCGTGATGTTGAAAAGATCGCTGCACAAGCCAGTCAAAAAAAGCCAGAAAAATCTGTTCGCTCTAGCCGCGGTCTTCGCTCTAGTCGTGCAAGCAGTGAACTTGATTTAAGAGGGCAGCGCTATGAAGAAGCTTTAACTAACTTAGATCGTTATCTTGATGCCTCGCTTTTAGCTGGTTTGAATACGGTAACCATCATTCATGGTATTGGTACAGGTGCAATTAGAAATGGTGTTCAACAGTATTTGAAACGTAATCGACATGTAAAGAGTTATAATTATGCTCCAGCCAATCAAGGTGGAACAGGGGCTACAATAGTTAATTTGCAATAAGCAATATACTTGCAAAAAGTAAGTAGTTCTACTAAACTATATTTATAATTTAAAGAATTTATTTTGTGAGGTAATAACTATGGTTGATGAAATTACAGATGCAACTTTTGAAGATGAAACTAGCGAAGGTGTTGTTTTAACTGATTTCTGGGCAACTTGGTGTGGTCCATGTAAAATGCAATCACCAGTAATTGACCAACTTTCAGAAGAAATGGACGATGTAAAGTTCACTAAGATGGATGTTGACCAAAATCAAGAAACAGCTCGAAACTTAGGAATCATGGCAATTCCAACTTTACTAATTAAAAAAGATGGTAAAATTGTTGACCGCCTAACTGGCTATACTCCTAAGGAAAAGCTTGAACAAATTTTAGATCAATACACTGATTAATTTACAGTCAAAAAGGGTACAAACTATGAATTTTAAATAGTTTGTACCCTTTTTAGTATTAATATTTTTTCTTCATTAAGAGTAATTAATCAGACTGAGCTGTGATTTGAACGACATGTTTTTTAGTAATCGTAGCTGAAGCCTCAGTAGGAGTACCATTTTGGCGTTCTAAACATTCTGCAATAATTCCACTTTCTAATGAAAACTCATCACTTTGACTATCTAGTCGATCAGTAACAACTTGTCCTGAAAGTTCGAAAACTGCAGTGTGTTTACGATCTTTGAGTACTTTTAAAGTTCCAAATTGAGCCATGTCAAAAAATTCGATTAAGTCATCGATATCTGATAAGTCATATTTACGACTGACATGTTTACCAGCCCAGTAAAGAATTTCTTTATCTTCGCTACCTAAGATAGTAGGCAAGATAAAGTCACGGTATAATGAATTTAAAAAATAAAGATGTTCGTTTGTATGTTCCATGCTTTCATTTCCTTTTGTCTTCTATAACATTTTAACTTAAAATAGGTGGAGGGGAAAAGAGATTTTAATCATCATTTGTTTAAAGGAGTTTTTTTAATGGATAATCGACCAATTGGAGTTTTAGATTCAGGCTTAGGTGGCTTAACTGTATTAAAAAAAGTAATTGAAAAAATGCCTAATGAATCAACTATTTTTATTGGTGATCAGGCTAATATGCCATATGGAGATCGCTCAAAAGAAGAAATTATTTCTTTAACTCGCGATAGTGTAAACTTCTTATTAAGTAAAGATGTAAAGATTATTATTTTTGGTTGCAACACAGCGACTGCAGTTGCAATGTCTACTATTCAAAAAGAAGTTCCTTTGCAAATAATTGGAGTGGTTCAATCTGGTGCCTTAGCTGCAGCTAGAACCACAGAAACAAAGAATGTTGCGGTAATTGGTACTAAGGCAACTGTTAATAGTCATTCTTATTTAAAAGAAATTCAATATCGTGATCCAGAAATTCAAGTAAGCGAATTTGCACAACCTAAATTAGCACCTCTTGCTGAGGAAGATCCTGCTGAAGAGATTAAACAGGCTGTTGTCAGCGAAAGCTTAGCGCCATTGAAAAATATTGATTACGATACTCTTGTTTTAGGCTGTACTCATTATCCATTATTAAGAGATGAAATTGTTGCAGTGGTTGGTCAAGATAAAAAAATTGTTGATCCAGCTGATCAGGTGGCACAATATACCTATAACGTTTTACGGCGTGACGGCTTATTTGCTGCTGATGATTCTGATACAACACATGAGTACTATACGACAGGGGAAGCTAAGAAGTTCACTGAAATAACACGTCAATGGATGAATGATGAAACAATTGTTGGTCATCATGTAGATGCTGAGGATTAAAATGGATACTTTATTATTTGCAACTAACAACAAAAATAAGGCTAAAGAAGTTGAAGAAGCCTTACAAAAGAATAACTTTCCAATTCATGTGATTACTAATCAAGATTTAACTGATCCGCCACATGTTTTAGAAACTGGTACCACATTTTTAGCTAATGCCAAGCTAAAGGCTCATCAGATGGCAGAATTTAGCAATCTACCGACTTTAGCTGATGATTCAGGATTATCGGTCGATAAATTAAATGGTGCTCCTGGCGTCTATTCTGCGCGCTATGGCGGGGAAGCTCATAATGACGCTTTGAACAATGCTAAATTATTAGCTGAATTAGGCGGCGTGCCAAAAGAAGAAAGAAAGGCTACTTTTCATACAACAATGGTTGTTTCCTGGCCAGGTAAATTTGAGGATGATTTAGTAACCGAAGGCGAAATTCGCGGTGAAATTTTAACTTATCCACAAGGTAAAGGCAATTTCGGTTATGATCCGCTTTTCTTTGTTCCTGATAAGGGCAAAACGTTTGCTGAAATGACAGTGGATGAAAAGAATGCAATTTCTCATCGAGGTCAAGCTTTGAGAAAATTACTTACTGAATTGCCAGCCTGGTGGAAAAAGATGGAAAATAAATAAATTTCGAAGAACTTATTCTGATTAATGGATAAGTTCTTTTATTTTCTACTTTTAATTGTTAAGATGAAAGCGCTATACTAAAATTATGAGTTTACTTGATAAATGTAAGTTTAGTTGAAATTGAGGTTATAGCGTATGAAAAAAGTTTTAGCAATTAATTCAGGAAGCTCTTCCTTTAAATATAAATTATTTTCTTTCCCTGATGAAAAAGTCATTGCTTTGGGAATGGCTGATCGAGTGGGGATGGAAAATGCTGTCTTTAAAATCAAGCTAAGTAATGGCCGAGAATATATCAAAAATATGCCTATTCATGATCAAGAAGAGGCAGTGAAGCTTTTAATTGAGGATTTGAAAAAATTTTATGTAGTTGAAGACCTGAGAGAAATTACTGGAATTGGTCACCGAATTGTAAATGGCGGTGAAATATTTAAGGAATCTGTTCGTGTTAGTGACAAAGAGTTACAAGAAATATTTGATTTAGGTGAACTTGCACCTTTGCACAATATTCCTGAGGCAAATGGAATCAAGGCCTTTTTGAAAATTGTTCCTAATGTTCCACAGGTAGCGGTTTTTGATACTTCTTATCATCAAACTTTAGATCCAATCCACTATCTATATTCGATTCCTTATGAATATTATGAAGATTATGGCATCAGAAAATATGGTGCGCATGGAATTTCTATTTCTTATGTTGCACCGCGTGCAGCCAAGATGCTTAAGAAAAATCCTAACTTAGTTAACTTGATTGTTTGCCACTTAGGATCAGGTGCTTCAGTTACTGCGGTTAAACGTGGAAAGTCTTATGATACTTCAATGGGAATTAGCCCGTTAACTGGTGTAACAATGGGAACGAGAAGTGGAGATTTTGATCCTTCAGCGCTGCAACGTTTAATGCATAAGACCGGAATGAATATTGATGAAGCAATTGATGTTTTGAATTATAAGTCAGGATTATTAGGTATTTCAGGTGTATCTTCTGATATGCGTGATTTAATTGAAAGTAAAGATAAGCGTGCTAAGTTAGCACGTAAGATATTCATTAACCGAGTTGTTCGCTATGTTGGCGCCTATGCAGCAGAGTTAGGCAGAATTGATGCAGTTGTCTTTACTGCAGGAGTAGGTGAACATGATCCTGGCATTAGAGCTGGTATTATGTCTTCATTAAGATATTTGGGTTTAGAACCAGATTTTAAGGCTAATCGAACAGATGGCGAAAAGTTTATTTCTAAACCTAAGTCTAGAGTAAAGGCACTTATTGTCCCAACTAATGAAGAATTAATGATTGCTCGCGAAGTAGTTCGCGTTGTGCAATAAAAAAGGATTAAGCAATAGATAAAAGTCTAGTTGCTTAATCCTTTAAGATGCAGAACTATTTTCTTGTTTTGTTGGCATGGGACTGAATTTAAGCCCGCGTTGATTGAATTCTTTGATATAAGCACTGAGATAGGCATTTTTAATCGTACTTTGGCTATTTGCAATTACTTGAAAATGAATTTGATAGGTAATACTTGAGCCGGTTTGATTAATGATTCCAATAATTTGAGGGCCCTTTTTGATTTGTTTTTTAAACTTATCTTTTAAAGCGGCGTTTACCGTATCAACGGCATGATTAATTTCAGTAAGATTATTTTCTACTGAAAGATTTAAATTAATATCCATGCTCCAGCCGGAATGTGAACCATGACTCAAATTTTCAACTACGGTAATGTTACGATTAGGAATATAGATTACAGCGCCATTAGTAGTTTTAAGGTGGGTATTGCGCAAGGTAAAGGAGAGAACAGTTCCGGTGTAGTTGCCAATTTTGACAGTATCGCCGATATTGTATTCACCTTCGCTTAAGATGTTCATCCCAGTTATGACATCGCTAACTAAGCCCTGTGCGCCCATTCCTAAGGCTAGAGATACTAACCCTACACTAGCTAACAACGTGCCGACTGGGATTCCCATTAATGTTAAAACGCTATATAAATAAAATAAGAGAACAGTATATTGAAAAAGAGCAATTCCTAATTGAGCTAGAGTTCTTTTCCTTCCAGTCATACGTTCTTGAAATTTAGGATTCTTTAATAAATATTTCGTTAATAAGCGTTTCCCTATATGCCAAATTAAAAAGAAAATAATTGTAGTAATAATAATTTGTATACCACGACTTAATAAAGTATGAAGTACATTGTCCCAATTAATTAAGGAATCAATGTTATTAGTTTTTTTAGTTGTAGAAGTTCCTTTTAGAAGAGTAGACCAGTTCAACTCATGCCCTCCTTATCTAATTTCTTTAAAAATAGTATATCAAAAACTTGGGTACTATTTCATTGCTTGAGGGGAGGAATAATGCTAGACTTTTTTATGAGAGGAATAATTAATGGAGGATAGATTATGTCAATTTCATATGGTGCATTAGCTGGCTTAATTGCAGCAGTTGCCTTTTTAATCTTGGTCTTATTTACTTTACCTTTAATTGTTAGAGTTACTAAGACAATGAAAAAAGTTGACGCAACTATGGACAGCGTTAATACAGCTGTTGATGATTTAACGAAACAAACTTCTGTATTAATGAAGCAAAGTGAAGATTTATTAGAAAAAAGTAATGCTCTTCTAGCTGACGTAAATGGAAAAGTAACAGAATTAGAACCAGTTGTAAAGGCGGCAGCAGATTTAGGTGAAAGCTTGTCAGACATCAATTCTTCATCAAGAAGAATGGTTGAACGCTTCTCTGGTATGGGTATTAGAGGAGCCGGAATTGGCATTTTTTCATCTCTAGTTAGTCGCATGTTTGCAAGACGTAAACGTCGTCGCGGTGAAGACTAATATTTATTAAAGGAGAACAATTATGCGTAAACTTGGTGGATTTTTATTAGGTAGCGTTGTTGGTTTAGGTGTTGGCTTAATTGCTGGCTCATTATTGTTGCCAGAAGACGCAACTGACGATGTAAAGAAAAAACTTGCTGAAAATGAAAAATTGCAAGATTTGAAAGAAAAGTATGATAAAGGAACTGAAGCAATTAAGAATCAATTAGCTTCTTTCCCTAAGTCAGTTGAAGATGATTCAGAATTAAGAGATTTTGATGATATCGTAATTGATGACACTAACAAAGATCTTGGCGAAGATGAAAAATCTGATAAGGATGCTGTTAGTGACTTAAACAATGCTGAAGATACTGAAAATAACTAAAATTAAATATTTATAAAGAGAATCAAGTTTTGCTTGATTCTTTTTTTTACAATAAAAAACCTGCTGATAAAGTTTATCAACAGGTTTTTGATTAGTCTTTAACTGGAATGTATTTTAATTCCTTACTTGTCTTAGTGAAGGTTTCAAAACCGTTTTTAGTGACTACACCACAATCTTCAATTCTAACGCCTGCTACGTTAGGAATGTAAATACCAGGTTCAATTGAGAAGCACATACCTTCTTCAAGAACTACGTCGTTTCCTTCCATGATTTGTGGAAATTCGTGAACGTTCATCCCAATACCATGACCAAGACGGTGAATAAAGTATTCTCCATAACCAGCTTTAGTAATAGTATCTCTAGCAACAGCATCAAGTTCGCTGGCAGTAATACCTGGTTTCGCTGCTTCAATAGCTGCTTGTTGTGCTTCACGGTCGACTTCATAAATTTCTTTTTCTTTAGCAGTTGGTTCGCCGTAAGCGACAGTTCTACTTGAGTCAGAAGCATAGCCGTTGTGCATGGTTCCAAGATCGAATAAAACTAATTCGTTTGGTTCAATTTTGTTCATTGTTGGACCAAGGTGAGGGTTAGCTGCATTTGTACCTGCTTGGACGATCGTTTCAAAACTAGTATGCATTACACCTTTTTGAAGTTTTAGTTGGTAATCAATTTGTCCAGCAACATAACGTTCAGTTACGCCGTTTCTAAGAGCATTGAAACCAATTTGAAAAGCAAAGTCAGCTTCTGCACCGGCAGCTTTTAATTGTTTTACTTCTTCTGGGGTTTTACGTAAACGTGCTTCAGCTACGAATGGAGAAACGTTATTGGTAAATGAAGAATCAGGAAAGGCAATGCGTAATTGTTCTAAACGATCAACTGAGAGATGTGATTTTTCGATTGCGATATTATTAGGTTTACCGACACGTTGATTTACTAGATCAGCAATTTTTGCCCATGGATTTTCATGGTCAAGATAGCCATAAACATCACCATCCCAGGCAGAATTTTTAGCTTCTTCAACATTTAATTCAGGCGCAAAGATAAATGCAGGCTTGTCTTTAAAAGCAAGTAAAGCAAAAATTCTTTCATGTGGATCCATGCTATAGCCAGTGAAATAATTAATACTGATTGGATCAGAAATATAAGCAACGTCATTATTGGTTGAAATTAACCAATTTTGTAACTTGTCTAAGTTCATAATTTTGGCTCCTTTTTTAATATATACTGGGAGTATACCATATAATATGGTAAAATAATGAGTTTTTAGTCGTAAACGGTTGCAATGTGTGAATATTCTTGATAAGTTATAAAAGAGTGTTTTTACAGGAGTGTGAGAAATTTATGCAAAAGCAAGAAGTAACTATTTATGATGTTGCTCGTGAAGCAAAAGTTTCTATGGCTACTGTTTCAAGAGTAGTAAATGGAAATAATAATGTACGTAAAGAAACACGTGAAAAAGTATTAGCTGTCATTGATCGCTTGCATTATCAACCTAATGCA is a window encoding:
- the trxA gene encoding thioredoxin — translated: MVDEITDATFEDETSEGVVLTDFWATWCGPCKMQSPVIDQLSEEMDDVKFTKMDVDQNQETARNLGIMAIPTLLIKKDGKIVDRLTGYTPKEKLEQILDQYTD
- the murI gene encoding glutamate racemase, which produces MDNRPIGVLDSGLGGLTVLKKVIEKMPNESTIFIGDQANMPYGDRSKEEIISLTRDSVNFLLSKDVKIIIFGCNTATAVAMSTIQKEVPLQIIGVVQSGALAAARTTETKNVAVIGTKATVNSHSYLKEIQYRDPEIQVSEFAQPKLAPLAEEDPAEEIKQAVVSESLAPLKNIDYDTLVLGCTHYPLLRDEIVAVVGQDKKIVDPADQVAQYTYNVLRRDGLFAADDSDTTHEYYTTGEAKKFTEITRQWMNDETIVGHHVDAED
- a CDS encoding YslB family protein, producing MEHTNEHLYFLNSLYRDFILPTILGSEDKEILYWAGKHVSRKYDLSDIDDLIEFFDMAQFGTLKVLKDRKHTAVFELSGQVVTDRLDSQSDEFSLESGIIAECLERQNGTPTEASATITKKHVVQITAQSD
- a CDS encoding DUF948 domain-containing protein, which produces MSISYGALAGLIAAVAFLILVLFTLPLIVRVTKTMKKVDATMDSVNTAVDDLTKQTSVLMKQSEDLLEKSNALLADVNGKVTELEPVVKAAADLGESLSDINSSSRRMVERFSGMGIRGAGIGIFSSLVSRMFARRKRRRGED
- a CDS encoding XTP/dITP diphosphatase, with protein sequence MDTLLFATNNKNKAKEVEEALQKNNFPIHVITNQDLTDPPHVLETGTTFLANAKLKAHQMAEFSNLPTLADDSGLSVDKLNGAPGVYSARYGGEAHNDALNNAKLLAELGGVPKEERKATFHTTMVVSWPGKFEDDLVTEGEIRGEILTYPQGKGNFGYDPLFFVPDKGKTFAEMTVDEKNAISHRGQALRKLLTELPAWWKKMENK
- a CDS encoding M24 family metallopeptidase; amino-acid sequence: MNLDKLQNWLISTNNDVAYISDPISINYFTGYSMDPHERIFALLAFKDKPAFIFAPELNVEEAKNSAWDGDVYGYLDHENPWAKIADLVNQRVGKPNNIAIEKSHLSVDRLEQLRIAFPDSSFTNNVSPFVAEARLRKTPEEVKQLKAAGAEADFAFQIGFNALRNGVTERYVAGQIDYQLKLQKGVMHTSFETIVQAGTNAANPHLGPTMNKIEPNELVLFDLGTMHNGYASDSSRTVAYGEPTAKEKEIYEVDREAQQAAIEAAKPGITASELDAVARDTITKAGYGEYFIHRLGHGIGMNVHEFPQIMEGNDVVLEEGMCFSIEPGIYIPNVAGVRIEDCGVVTKNGFETFTKTSKELKYIPVKD
- a CDS encoding acetate/propionate family kinase; this encodes MKKVLAINSGSSSFKYKLFSFPDEKVIALGMADRVGMENAVFKIKLSNGREYIKNMPIHDQEEAVKLLIEDLKKFYVVEDLREITGIGHRIVNGGEIFKESVRVSDKELQEIFDLGELAPLHNIPEANGIKAFLKIVPNVPQVAVFDTSYHQTLDPIHYLYSIPYEYYEDYGIRKYGAHGISISYVAPRAAKMLKKNPNLVNLIVCHLGSGASVTAVKRGKSYDTSMGISPLTGVTMGTRSGDFDPSALQRLMHKTGMNIDEAIDVLNYKSGLLGISGVSSDMRDLIESKDKRAKLARKIFINRVVRYVGAYAAELGRIDAVVFTAGVGEHDPGIRAGIMSSLRYLGLEPDFKANRTDGEKFISKPKSRVKALIVPTNEELMIAREVVRVVQ
- a CDS encoding mechanosensitive ion channel family protein; the encoded protein is MNWSTLLKGTSTTKKTNNIDSLINWDNVLHTLLSRGIQIIITTIIFFLIWHIGKRLLTKYLLKNPKFQERMTGRKRTLAQLGIALFQYTVLLFYLYSVLTLMGIPVGTLLASVGLVSLALGMGAQGLVSDVITGMNILSEGEYNIGDTVKIGNYTGTVLSFTLRNTHLKTTNGAVIYIPNRNITVVENLSHGSHSGWSMDINLNLSVENNLTEINHAVDTVNAALKDKFKKQIKKGPQIIGIINQTGSSITYQIHFQVIANSQSTIKNAYLSAYIKEFNQRGLKFSPMPTKQENSSAS